The sequence below is a genomic window from Draconibacterium halophilum.
TGGCGAAATCGAAGGCAATGTAACAGGAAGTGCTATTTCAGATGACAAAGAATACATCGTTTATGCATATAAAAAAGGAGAATACAATGCTTCCACCGAAACACAGGGCCAAACAGGAAGCAATTTACTATTTATGAATGCTGTAACAAGTTCTAAAGTAAAGCAAGATGGTTCTTATAAGCTTTCATTTCTCGAAGAAGGAGATTACGAAATACATGTTGCTAGTTACAACCGCACCAGTACAGAAAGCGAATTAAGTTTTTCGGCAATAGCAAATGCAGTTAGTGCTGTTAACAATATAATCCTAAGTAACATTACTGTTAGTTCAAACACCACTATTCAATTAGACTTAACAGTTAGTCTTTCAATATAAGCTGATAATTCTTTCCGGGAAAAGGTTCCCGGAAAGATTTTATAGGTAAAAATTGGCATTTCATGGCTAACAGAAGCCTGGTACCAATTACTCAGAAACACCTCCATAGCACTTTCAATTAGCTTATTTCAAAACATTTTTATAAATAAAAGAACCGCAGCAAGACAATGTCTTACTGCGGTTTAACTATTTTTGCCTATCGCTTATGATAGTAATCTATTTCACTTCTTCAAAGTCAACGTCAGTTACTTCACCATCGTCGCCTTTTGAGTCGCCACCTTGTGCTCCTGCATTCGGATCGGCTTGTGGTTCTCCCTGAGGACCTTCAGCACCACCTTGTGCTTGCGAAGCGTTGTACATTTCCTGCGAAGCTGCCTGAAATACGGTATTCAACTCGTTCATTGCAGCATCAATTGCAGCCAAATCTTTTGAAGCATGTGCTTCTTTCAATTTTTTCAAAGCATCTTCAATCGGGCCTTTTTTGTCAGCAGGCAATTTGTCACCATATTCTTTCAACTGCTTCTCAGTCTGGAAGATCAAACTGTCAGCCTGGTTGATTTTATCAGCAGTTTCTTTTGCTTGCTTATCGGTTTCAGCATTTGCTTCAGCTTCCGATTTCATGCGGTTGATCTCATCATCCGAAAGACCTGAAGAAGCCTCGATACGGATCGACTGCGATTTACCTGTTGCTTTATCTTTTGCGTGTACGTGCAAAATACCGTTTGCGTCGATATCGAAAGTTACCTCAACTTGTGGCACTCCACGCGGTGACGGTGGAATTCCATCTAAGTGGAAACGACCGATCGTTTTGTTGCCCGATGCAATTGGACGCTCGCCCTGCAGAACGTGAATCTCTACTGATGGCTGATTGTCGGCAGCGGTAGTAAATGTTTCCGATTTTTTAGTCGGAATAGTTGTATTCGATTCAATCAACTTAGTCATTACACCACCCATGGTTTCAATACCTAATGAAAGTGGAGTTACGTCAAGCAGAAGAACGTCTTTTACTTCACCTGTTAAAACACCACCCTGAATAGCTGCACCTACTGCAACTACCTCATCTGGGTTTACACCTTTTGAGGCTTCTTTACCAAAGAATTCTTTTACTTTATTCTGAATGGCAGGAATACGTGTTGAACCACCTACAAGAATCACTTCATCAACATCGCTTGCCGACATTCCTGCATTTTTTAATGCTTTACGACAAGGTTCGATTGTTGCAGTAATCAATGTATCAGCCAACTGCTCGAATTTTGAACGAGACAATGTTTTTACCAGGTGTTTTGGAATACCATTAACCGGCATAATGTATGGCAGGTTAATCTCCGTTTGAGAAGAGCTCGACAATTCTATTTTTGCTTTCTCAGCCGCTTCTTTCAAACGTTGCAGTGCCATTGGATCTTCGCGTAGGTTGATGCCTTCTTCGCTTTTAAACTCGTCGGCCAACCAGTCGATAATTACCTGGTCGAAATCGTCTCCACCAAGGTGAGT
It includes:
- the dnaK gene encoding molecular chaperone DnaK, which codes for MGKIIGIDLGTTNSCVSVMEGNEPVVIPNSEGKRTTPSIVAFVENGERKVGDPAKRQAITNPTKTIYSIKRFMGETFDQVSKEVNRVPYKVINGDNNTPRVQIDDRKYSPQEISAMILQKMKKTAEDYLGQEVTEAVVTVPAYFSDSQRQATKEAGEIAGLTVRRIINEPTAASLAYGLDKMDKDMKIAVFDLGGGTFDISILELGDGVFEVKSTDGDTHLGGDDFDQVIIDWLADEFKSEEGINLREDPMALQRLKEAAEKAKIELSSSSQTEINLPYIMPVNGIPKHLVKTLSRSKFEQLADTLITATIEPCRKALKNAGMSASDVDEVILVGGSTRIPAIQNKVKEFFGKEASKGVNPDEVVAVGAAIQGGVLTGEVKDVLLLDVTPLSLGIETMGGVMTKLIESNTTIPTKKSETFTTAADNQPSVEIHVLQGERPIASGNKTIGRFHLDGIPPSPRGVPQVEVTFDIDANGILHVHAKDKATGKSQSIRIEASSGLSDDEINRMKSEAEANAETDKQAKETADKINQADSLIFQTEKQLKEYGDKLPADKKGPIEDALKKLKEAHASKDLAAIDAAMNELNTVFQAASQEMYNASQAQGGAEGPQGEPQADPNAGAQGGDSKGDDGEVTDVDFEEVK